The genome window AGATAAATGGGAgtgaaggaaaaagagggagaggtggtagagggaggaggacaaggATGGATAAAGATGGATATGTTAAAGATAGAAAAGGAATGGAGAAATCATACAGGGGTAGTACCAAGGAGGTAGACAAAGAAATAtaggaagaaaagggaaaaatattTAATCAGAAAGGTGGAAAtcttcaccatcatcaccattagagaaacacaaacatgcaacagACAAGTTTtgaattgtacatttttaaagagcTAAAAACACTGTGCTTATTTTTCTGCAGCAAATAGAAATAACCGAccagatgaataaataattgtCAGCATTTTATAACCCTAATGCTCTTTTCCTGTGTGTCATTAAtagacatgtttgtgtgtatcatAACACCTGTCAATGAAAGCATGGTGCAGCAGGAATATGGGGTCGTTGGCTGAACCCTGCACTGAGGACATGGAGCCGTTCATGAAGACATGCAAGGCGTTGTGCATGGTGCTCTGGCCTAGCACTGCCATACCTGTCTCTGGATTGGCAAAACCTGCAGGAGGATAGAAAAGCGAAAACATGCACAtgagagaaaaatgagagatAGAAGTTGACATGAAGGGGTGGGAGATGAGTAGAGGGTGTGGAGAGAAATACGAAGGAGGAACTGAGACATATTTGTGAATTGGGGAGGGAATAGATGATAAGTGTAGAGAAGCCAAACTTTTCAACTAAAGACCTTTAattttgttgcagaaatgtCAAAAGATGCTTTCTGTTAACTACATGTGACGTTTTTTACAGAGTTGAATAGGTTGGATGTACTCACTTCTAGTGTTTCAAGTCCTCGTTCTCACATCTTTGAGACACTTTTGACATAACTAAGATGGATGATGTCTAGCACACTGACAAGCAAGGCATTTAAGATTAAGATGCTTCAAGGTTACTATGAGTTAGAcactataaaaaaatattaggctCAAGCAGCTAGATACTGctaaaataaaactgttgttTATAAACCAAGAAAATTGAATTACTCAGTCGAACATGAAAGATTAAAACTGTCATGATTTAGTAGGATGATTTATCTTTGTGGGTGCATAATTTTCTTCCTGCTTGTGTTTGAGTCTCActattaatatatttacattataagtgtccatgtctgtatgtgtgcttgCTTCTCTTTGAAtgtatgcacacagacacacacatgtaatTGTATTTCTACCCTCACTAGATTAGACAGATTAGACCATGGATTAGGTTCAGATTCATTGGTTAAACATGGAAGTACAGTaatacaactgtgtgtgtgtgtctgtgtttatctcCCACTCCTACCCTCTATAGTGTTTCTAAAGCTCATGTTGGAGAATCGGTCCATGGCTCCCGTCTCATACTCGGGGAGGCCCACAATGGAATCCACATCAGCTGTTGTGGGGAGTCGTGGCACGCGGTTTGGATCATGGTTGCCAGGGTTACGCAACAGTGGACCCTCCCCGGTAGCGTTACACAATGCCTCTCGGCTGTTGTACTCCTCTGGCTGGGTGCAGATCacctacacacatgcacacacacacacacacacacacacacacacacacacacacacacacacacacacacacacacacacacacacacacacacacacacatttagtgtGTACAAGACACTAAAGTACAAGATACAAACTACGACATTTCTGATGGATCTCACTGAATAACTCAGAATAAAGTTGTTGTCTTAGATAAATTTTCTGGGCTGGGGATACAAATCCTCTGAAGTAGGATTTTCACTTGGCTGGATCACTTGAGGATGAATTCTTAAATAATTGTGTGTTTCCAACCAAATCTCTCATTTCTTTGGATTAAGAGGCTAAACCAGATTTTGAACAACAGATCTGCAGAgtgaaatggaaataaaacaagCCTTTGTTTGTCTGTCGGGGAAAGGAATTTTCAGTCTCTTAATAATAGATAAGAAAGATTTGCTCATACTTCTACACGTACTCAAACATGCACGctttcacacacagatgcacacactcTTCTCTCTCAGGAAGAGACAATGCAATTTTCTTACCTTCCATGAGGAGAAGACTGAAGCAGGGCTGATGAGGTTAGGATTGAAGGAGCTGCGTCCGCCCATCAGTGCATCGGTGCACACCTCACAGGACTGGGCATCCCTCCAGTCCCAGTATGGGATAGTGAAGTTGAAATCTCCCGTCAGCTTCCTTATCTCATTTTCCCAGTGAAGCAGGTAGACTCGGTGCCATGGCAGAAATGCTGCAGATTCATGGGCAAAGTCGATGTCCCTCCATACGTTCCCTGGCCCTCCTAAGAAGGCGTCCCGGGACACATAGTAGTGCATCCAGACAAACAGGTCGTAGGTGTTGATGTCAGAGAACATGGGGTTCTCACCATTTTCACCCATCTCTGCTCTTGTTGCTGTGGAGATCATGTAATCACTGCTGATGGTGTTCTTGGCCAGGTTCAGATAAGAGATAAACTTCTGTTGCTCCGCAGCTGACATGGTCAGGATATTCCTGCGCACTGATTCCCTGTATTCAGCACAGTTTGAACCCCAGTAACCAAACCTGCATTCACCACAGTTAAAACCTCCATAGTTTCCAGCACAACGACACGTCCGGTTGAAGAAAGCTAAAGGCCAGCGCTCTCTGTCATCAATCCCTCTGTGTGGGTACTGGGGCCCATGGGGCTCATCTGAGACCTCCACCTCAGTGCAAAAACCACGGCCTGACAGGGCACCGCAGGCTGAGCCGTCACCATCCCACACCGGGCAACACTCTTTGGTCCGTAGTCCCTCTGAGTTGGCACATGGGCGAGGGAATTGGCATAAGCAAATCCCaatgagctgcagcagagctaCCGATACATACAGGCTCCTCATGATGAGTCAGAACAACTCCAGTCTTAACCACAGTGGGAATGTAAACTCCTGCTGAAAAGATGGACAAAACTGAACTTGATGCCAAGGTTAGACTCAGCGAAAGCAGCACAGAGGAGTAGATTCAATGGCGAAAAGTTACTTCTAGTTTGCAGGCTACATGCAGAGAAATACAAGATTGCACATTCAACCAAATTTGATCTAGAGATGGCTTCTGCGGAGTAAATGAAAAGCTACACACTCTACAGGTACCTGTATTTATACATGCAACCAAttactaacttttttttaaaaattgcagtttgcaggtTCTTGAAACTTGCTATCCCTCTATGCTACCATCTAACCCTCTACCAAACCTCCTTCAACCTCTCTCTAACACCCAGCGAACAGTCTAATGGTCTCTCCCTACTCATTGAGCTGTTGTAGGGGCCATCCCCCAGAGTGTGTGATCTCATTGTGATCTCAAGCACTCAGTAAGGcatacacacagccacacaaagccacacacacacacacacacacacacacacacacacacacacacacacacacacatttctgcctGAGGTAAAGCTGAGCAGAGGTCttatgacaaaaagaaagaggaatcAGGAATATTATCCTAAGCATGTGATGGCGTGTGAGTGCACATGCttgagtaagtgtgtgtgcttcatGTTCTTATATTCCAGTGGGGACTTAAGCCTGAATttacactaacccatgggggaGACtgctttttgctgcttttttgacTGCAGTATATTAATGAAAATCATGAGAAAATTTTCACTACGGCCAGAACTCTCGGTTAGTTTCTCCACTGGTTGAAGAGTGCTGATCAGTGTATTCAGTGGGTCAACTCTATTAAATATTAGCCTGGGCAACATGTTAAACATATTGAattactgtctgtctgctaaCTTAAGCCATGATTAAGTGCAaaacttttaatacattttttgataaAGACAAAAACCATATTTCCATTTGGATTCAGCCATGTGAGGACATGTGAAACATGCAGCTTGATTGTGACCAGTCCCCATTGTTGGCCATTAGTGAGTTGGAATACTAATGTTttgtacaaacacaaaccagCACTAAACTCTAAAGTAATCTTCTAAACTTTTGACTCACTTCACATCATGAAGAGtcagtttctttcattttatttcaccatttatttaaacaggtagtctcattgagatcaTGATCTTTCTTTCAAGACCTGTGTACAAGAATAAACATATACAGTCTAAGtatggacagacacacaaaaaaatcacacacacacaagttacattaaaatgaaaagcaattaCAAGTGAAATTGCAAATACTTGAGTTTAGTCTTTTAAAAGTCAAGTGAAATGAGAGATTTTTCTTGTAGCTTATTCCATTTGTGAGGAGCATAGTATGTGAAACCAGTTCTTCCAAGCTCAGTTTGAACATGTTGTACAGCTAATATTAAAAAATCCTGTGATCTGACATTGtaagtactgtatttatgtgAGACCAGAGGTAATGAGGCAGTTGTTATAGTAGAGCCTTATAGATAAATAACATTCACTCCCTTCTATCATATTAAGGAGGACCATCTTATATACGATGCAATGGTAAGTGAGGAATTTATCACCTGTGATAAAGTGCAGTGCACTGTAATACACAGAGTC of Siniperca chuatsi isolate FFG_IHB_CAS linkage group LG7, ASM2008510v1, whole genome shotgun sequence contains these proteins:
- the tyr gene encoding tyrosinase; its protein translation is MRSLYVSVALLQLIGICLCQFPRPCANSEGLRTKECCPVWDGDGSACGALSGRGFCTEVEVSDEPHGPQYPHRGIDDRERWPLAFFNRTCRCAGNYGGFNCGECRFGYWGSNCAEYRESVRRNILTMSAAEQQKFISYLNLAKNTISSDYMISTATRAEMGENGENPMFSDINTYDLFVWMHYYVSRDAFLGGPGNVWRDIDFAHESAAFLPWHRVYLLHWENEIRKLTGDFNFTIPYWDWRDAQSCEVCTDALMGGRSSFNPNLISPASVFSSWKVICTQPEEYNSREALCNATGEGPLLRNPGNHDPNRVPRLPTTADVDSIVGLPEYETGAMDRFSNMSFRNTIEGFANPETGMAVLGQSTMHNALHVFMNGSMSSVQGSANDPIFLLHHAFIDSIFERWLRTHQPLRTSYPRANAPIGHNDGYYMVPFLPLYRNGDYFLSNKALGFEYAYLLDPGQRFVQEFLTPYLQQAQQIWQWLLGAGILGALIAAIIAALLVVARRKWKRNQRRKRASSYGERQPLLQSSSEEGSSSYQTTL